A single Acidimicrobiales bacterium DNA region contains:
- a CDS encoding TetR/AcrR family transcriptional regulator has translation MGDLRAQELAAAAAHTPRPARPQAVGRPASRAKRSERKGIDGRVARSLRTIDHIIDALLDLLEQDGDLRPTVVQVADRAGVSRRAVYLHFDSLEALFATAAARRATEVCSTWQTPDTDTSLAERIEWFTDHWAVLSEALRPLRQAGALYEPFSPQVQETFDQARQWARSAVEMVFMPELSARCSHDRAPLTAALHHATSWSGWDDLHRQGVDADQASAAMRLLLTALLTPPDRMAHFCQHEPE, from the coding sequence GTGGGCGACTTACGGGCACAAGAGTTAGCGGCAGCAGCCGCGCACACCCCTCGCCCCGCCCGTCCCCAAGCGGTCGGACGCCCGGCGTCACGGGCCAAGCGCAGTGAGCGCAAGGGGATCGACGGCCGGGTCGCCCGCTCGCTGCGGACGATCGACCACATCATCGACGCCCTCCTCGACCTGCTGGAGCAGGACGGCGACCTGCGCCCCACCGTCGTCCAGGTGGCCGACCGGGCCGGCGTCTCCCGTCGGGCCGTCTACCTGCACTTCGACAGCCTGGAGGCCCTGTTCGCCACCGCCGCGGCGCGACGGGCGACCGAGGTGTGCAGCACCTGGCAGACGCCCGACACCGACACCTCGCTGGCCGAGCGGATCGAGTGGTTCACCGACCACTGGGCGGTGCTGTCGGAGGCGCTGCGGCCCCTGCGTCAGGCCGGTGCCCTGTACGAACCGTTCTCGCCGCAGGTGCAGGAGACCTTCGACCAGGCCCGCCAGTGGGCCCGCAGCGCCGTCGAGATGGTGTTCATGCCCGAGCTGTCGGCCCGCTGCTCCCACGACCGCGCCCCGCTGACAGCCGCATTGCACCACGCCACATCGTGGAGCGGTTGGGACGACCTGCACCGCCAGGGCGTCGACGCCGACCAGGCCAGCGCCGCGATGCGACTGCTCCTCACCGCGTTGCTCACCCCGCCGGATCGGATGGCACACTTCTGCCAACACGAACCTGAGTAG
- a CDS encoding acyl-CoA carboxylase epsilon subunit, producing the protein MPDDDDVTVDKGGDPSDEELAAIVAAIEVAWPRAAAAAPPTAPPRWRFSGRWWSKPVPLRRSRPW; encoded by the coding sequence GTGCCGGACGACGACGACGTCACCGTCGACAAGGGCGGCGATCCGAGCGACGAGGAGCTGGCGGCCATCGTCGCCGCCATCGAGGTGGCCTGGCCACGGGCCGCGGCCGCCGCGCCACCCACCGCTCCGCCGCGGTGGCGGTTCTCCGGTCGGTGGTGGTCGAAGCCGGTGCCGTTGCGCCGCTCGCGCCCCTGGTAA
- a CDS encoding metallophosphoesterase, producing the protein MDLTTVADDEVVFHDGLEVRRYPGLEPDTAYELEGRQVRTLPRPGGELLTSFCTANDVHFGELECGHLDGFDEGPIYMSEPDAEPYPTLMNRCAVAEMTEVDPAAVVVKGDLTAFGTLDEYEQFLAVYEPAFGDRLHHVRGNHDAYYGETFADTAPYAVELPGVTLAVIDTAIPRRESGRVSAESLEWLDQLAAEADRPVLVFGHHHAWSPDSADRPEGYFGINPDDSERLVELVARRPGILGYFAGHTHRNRVRRFTATGSLPWVEVAAVKDFPGGWAEYRVFEGGILQVFRRVSVPEALAWSEKTRDMYGGLYEGYALGALGDRCFPMEPRS; encoded by the coding sequence ATGGACCTGACGACGGTCGCCGACGACGAGGTGGTCTTCCACGACGGGCTCGAGGTGCGGCGCTACCCGGGACTGGAGCCCGACACCGCCTACGAGCTCGAAGGGCGACAGGTGCGGACGCTGCCCCGGCCCGGCGGCGAGCTCCTGACCTCGTTCTGCACCGCCAACGACGTGCACTTCGGCGAGCTGGAGTGCGGCCACCTCGACGGCTTCGACGAGGGCCCGATCTACATGTCGGAGCCCGACGCCGAGCCCTACCCCACGCTGATGAACCGCTGCGCCGTCGCCGAGATGACCGAGGTCGACCCGGCCGCGGTGGTGGTCAAGGGCGACCTGACCGCCTTCGGCACGCTCGACGAGTACGAGCAGTTCCTCGCCGTGTACGAGCCGGCCTTCGGCGACCGCCTGCACCACGTCCGCGGCAACCACGACGCCTACTACGGCGAGACGTTCGCCGACACCGCGCCCTACGCGGTGGAGCTCCCGGGCGTCACCCTGGCGGTGATCGACACCGCCATCCCCCGCCGCGAATCGGGACGGGTGAGCGCCGAGTCGCTGGAGTGGCTCGACCAGCTGGCTGCCGAGGCCGACCGCCCGGTGCTGGTGTTCGGCCACCACCACGCCTGGAGCCCCGACTCCGCCGACCGTCCCGAGGGCTACTTCGGCATCAACCCGGACGACTCCGAGCGCCTGGTGGAGCTGGTCGCCCGCCGCCCGGGCATCCTCGGCTACTTCGCCGGCCACACCCATCGGAACCGGGTGCGGCGCTTCACCGCCACCGGGTCGCTGCCGTGGGTGGAGGTGGCGGCGGTGAAGGACTTCCCGGGCGGCTGGGCCGAGTACCGGGTGTTCGAGGGCGGGATCCTGCAGGTGTTCCGCCGGGTGTCGGTGCCCGAGGCGCTGGCGTGGAGCGAGAAGACCCGCGACATGTACGGCGGCCTCTACGAGGGCTACGCGCTGGGCGCCCTGGGCGACCGCTGCTTCCCCATGGAGCCCCGTTCGTAG